The genomic segment CATGGAAACAGGACTAGAAAATGCTTTTAACACAATCTAGAAAAAAGCATATAAAGGTGGCAGAAAACTACTCTTCAATTGATACTTTAAAAGGGGGTCCACCAGCATGATCATCCATCTGCAATCAaggaattatttttttttactttcagtgATTGTATAGAGAGTAGAGTAGCAATATCTCACTTCAATTACTACAAACTTGTGTAGATTGAAAGTTCTTTACAATCAGAGCTACTTATAATTGCGAAAGAACTGAAAACAACCATAAAAAGGTGGTTCCTCAATGAAAAGACAAGGAAAAAGAAGTAGAGGAAgaaatcataaaacaaaaaaagttcTTACTGGAAACATCAATGTAACAAGCTCTCCATCTGGTTTTAAAAAGTTTTGGATTTGCTGAGCCCATGCTGATCTCATCTCTGGCAGAATGGCACAAAAAAACCTGCAGATTCCTACTATTGTGATGATCAAGAGATTTTCCTAATGGGATAATTGCCCCCCTAAAGATAACTTACGTGTAATCAAAAATAAGATCAAACAAGTCTGTAGGGCGCCAGGAGAAAAAATCTGCCTTTATGAAAGTAAAATCATCTGCATTTGGTAATGAGGAAGACATCTATATTGACAACCAAATATAAGCAATTCATCAGAATGACAAAAACTAGCAAAATACCTAACACCAGAGCAATGATAGCATCCTATGGATCTTGTTAAAGTGGGAGGAGGGCACACTAACCTGCTTTGCTTTCTTTATGGCCTCCTCTGATATGTCCAGACCAACAACATAGCGTCCAGGGCATGCCATTGCCACCACATCATAGCCCTGCAGTTAAGTAACACGGTAATAGATATTTTTaaggaataaataaatataatgaaaataattgcaGAGCAGCAGAAAAGGTCGCACCAAATTTGACTAGCACATGAAGCTGTCGTTTAAAGCAATAAGGCATATTGCAAAGAATACAACTTACAGTGCCACATCCAGGGACGAGAACCCTGCCCATGGGGAGAGATCCAGAGTGATGCAGATGTAAAATAACAGGTGTAGGGCAACCTAAATCCCAAGGGGTGACTCCCTGCTTCCAGGACTCTTCCCAACCAGCTAAAGATTAAGCGGAAAGATATCATGACATGGTGTATGAGTTGGGATCATTCTAAGTGATAAGCTTCATACAAGTTTTCTCAGAATAGCAAGACAATAAAATATTCCATTCCAAGAACCCATGTAGTAAAACTAGTCTAATACATAAGCTAAACCCGCAATCAATTActcgaaaaagaagaaaaagaataccTATTACCTACACAATAAAAAGCAaagagaaaaatgaaaggaaCCGAGATGGGAAATGGGGATGTGCGAGTGACTGTTGGGAGTTCGAAGGAGAAGTACCAGATGCGTCGGTTTTAACGATTTGTTGGAGTTTTTGAATGCGAGGGTTGGTTTGAACACTGCTGTCAGTAGTGCGGCTTCGATTGTTGTTGTCCATGGCAAGGGTTGGACCCAGAGGGCTGGATGGCACTGCCACACGCCGTATCCGGGGGGAGAAGAAGAGAGACCGCAACATATattcaactttcaaaatttttcttcaagaagaaaacaaaatttaaaattatataattttttttatatataataaaccACACGCTACCCTTGTTGAAAATCATTTCCCTTCCCATCTCACATTTATACCCGAACACAGACGAAAACCATTGGTCGGCTTACTATTCCTGCCTGAGTATTAACCTTCAACTACACAAACATTAcacaatttcataaatattatttaatttattatcataGCATTGATAATGTTGAATTCACTGGTTGGATAAAAAATCAATAgatatttcgattttttttaaaaattaaatagattgagtcacaaattaatattaattgattcaaattaaaaaattgattaaattaaaagttgaactaattttcaatatataattttattaataatttctttaatcaaattatccaaatcaatTAAACCAATAATCTTATCATTGATCCAATTCTTAAAATACTAATAAACCACTGGGCTACATGAAGCCCTTCGCAAGAGATTGGAGTAACTCTTGCTGTTTTAAATGATGAGTTAtaattagctttttttttttcttcctgttTAATCAAGGGTAAGAGACCCGAGATTTGGTGGCCTTGTAAGGCTACTGGTAGCAAATGGAATGGTTTGTACcccgaaaaagaaaagaaatgatggGCAACAATTGGACCATCCAGCATGTCACGATCACATAATAACCAACCATTTGCCATCAGAATCAGATTTCAAAACTTCACCATATGCAACACATTTATGGAGTGGACCCATATAATTCCCTAGTTCTGACCTTTACAGTTTTGACCATCAAACTTGTGGATTCTACTCATTTTGCACTCTTCACAATGTCATAATAACCAAACTATTCGGAATCCCAAAATTGATTACAACATATCAACCTGTGCAACACATCAGTGGGGTGGAGATATGGACGTAACTCTTTTATCTATGCAACTTCTATGTTATCTTGGATCCTTTTACTTTTGATCCTCTCCATCTGAGCCATCAACAACTCATGCACCTTCTTCTTCAGCTGCACTCAAAAACACCACAAAGCAATTTCAAAGTAAATCAGTGACAACTTAATAACCATCACCAATCTTTACTGAATGTTCAAAGTCATAGAATGTAAGCTATATAACAAGCAATGCTCCATTTTATGCACACATGACAGGTGAGAAAGAAAAAGGGTTGTGCTGCAGGAGTTCGTTACCATTCCAAAAAAATTGTATGTGAAGTCATGATAATGAAAACTAGATGGAGATTTAAGGAAATAACCTTATCGATTCCATCTTCATTTTTTACTGATACATGGAGTGCACCTTCAGGGCCTATTTTTCGATACTTAACCAATTCAAGATGATCGACTTCCCTATCTTCCGTTATGAAGACTACAGGAGATTCTTTCAACAGATCACATTTTGAGATAACATCAAGCCATAGGTGATTCCCAAACCTTTCACTAATCTCTTTGTATATCATGAACTGCATACAGTagtataaaatataatcataatgTCTATCTTTAGTACCCAGAAAAATATTTATCCGACCTTTTAAGCAGGAAATGAAGTAAACCAGATCTCATATTGCTTATAAGAAAGATAAACAGAATAAAATAACCACAggataaaatcaaaataacacaaacaaatgaccaaaatacttaGGAGGACTTGAGTGCCCCTCAAGCAAACATAAATCAGGATATGTTCTGGTTATGTTCCAGATGTCTTAAATCTCACAGATTATATGTTGGCATCACTTCTTTACTGCTAAAAGAAAGAGACCATGGCATACCTGATCAGACGGTGACATACCACACTGTCCTGATAAATCATGAACATAAAGAATTGCTGTTGGCAAATGTGAGAGCACAGCAAGTGTTAACTTTTCCAAATTATTCCTGTCTTCTGCAATGGGCCGGGGGAGTAGGCAAATAAGATTACATAAAAAAACACTTCAGACATATAAGAACTGCAAACAGGATGCAGATGACAATTTTTAGTGTTGAGCTTAAAAGACAGGTAGTCAACCTGTTTACCAGTCAACTAGCATCTAACAAAAGGTTGGGTGTCTTGAAAACACTTTAATCACTTCAGATTCCATAAATAAATAGACTTGAAATAAAGCCACAAGTATAAGAATTTTCAACAATGATGCAGACACAACCAAAGAATAGTTACATTATAGCCAGTTTAGCTCCCCACAATATATTACTCCTCCTTTTCTGTCTCAACCTTATGGACCTTAGTTTTGCCACATATATCTGAATTAGTTACTCAATTACTACCAGGGAAAACCACTACACCTATCAACTCGAGATTTTATTCCTAATTCCATCAAGTCAATGTGAACTTAACA from the Gossypium hirsutum isolate 1008001.06 chromosome D09, Gossypium_hirsutum_v2.1, whole genome shotgun sequence genome contains:
- the LOC107890918 gene encoding probable thiol methyltransferase 2 isoform X1 — its product is MLRSLFFSPRIRRVAVPSSPLGPTLAMDNNNRSRTTDSSVQTNPRIQKLQQIVKTDASAGWEESWKQGVTPWDLGCPTPVILHLHHSGSLPMGRVLVPGCGTGYDVVAMACPGRYVVGLDISEEAIKKAKQMSSSLPNADDFTFIKADFFSWRPTDLFDLIFDYTFFCAILPEMRSAWAQQIQNFLKPDGELVTLMFPMDDHAGGPPFKVSIEDYEEVLHPIGFKAVSIVDNELAIEARKGREKLGRWKRGVGHSSL
- the LOC107890918 gene encoding thiocyanate methyltransferase 1 isoform X4 — protein: MACPGRYVVGLDISEEAIKKAKQMSSSLPNADDFTFIKADFFSWRPTDLFDLIFDYTFFCAILPEMRSAWAQQIQNFLKPDGELVTLMFPMDDHAGGPPFKVSIEDYEEVLHPIGFKAVSIVDNELAIEARKGREKLGRWKRGVGHSSL
- the LOC107890918 gene encoding thiocyanate methyltransferase 1 isoform X2 yields the protein MLRSLFFSPRIRRVAVPSSPLGPTLAMDNNNRSRTTDSSVQTNPRIQKLQQIVKTDASAGWEESWKQGVTPWDLGCPTPVILHLHHSGSLPMGRVLVPGCGTGYDVVAMACPGRYVVGLDISEEAIKKAKQMSSSLPNADDFTFIKADFFSWRPTDLFDLIFDYTFFLCHSARDEISMGSANPKLFKTRWRACYIDVSTMKRFCIQLALRQYPLLIMNWPLKLEREERSLEDGKEVSATPLYEL
- the LOC107890918 gene encoding probable thiol methyltransferase 2 isoform X3 produces the protein MLRSLFFSPRIRRVAVPSSPLGPTLAMDNNNRSRTTDSSVQTNPRIQKLQQIVKTDASAGWEESWKQGVTPWDLGCPTPVILHLHHSGSLPMGRVLVPGCGTGYDVVAMACPGRYVVGLDISEEAIKKAKQMSSSLPNADDFTFIKADFFSWRPTDLFDLIFDYTYEEVLHPIGFKAVSIVDNELAIEARKGREKLGRWKRGVGHSSL